The nucleotide sequence CATGTTGCGTGGTTCGAACTCTTTACCATTCCAGATTGGCTTAATCTGGGCTTTTGATACGCCCATAATCGCCACTTCTGGGGTATTCACAATCGGCGTAAATCCGGTGCCGCCAATCGCACCCAGGCTGGAGATGGTGAAACAACCACCCTGCATTTCCACCGGTTTTAATTTACCGGCACGGGCTTTAGCTGCCAGTTCGTTGCTTTCTTCCGCCAGTTCCCAAATGCCTTTTTTATCGGCATCGCGAATCACCGGAACCACCAGGCCGTTGGGTGTATCCACCGCCATACCAATATGAACGTAGTGTTTTTGCACCATGTGTTCGCCATCGGCGTGCAGCGATACGTTAAAGCTTGGTTCAGCACGCAATGCCATCGCCGCCGCTTTAATCAGGAACGGCATTGGCGTTAATTTCACACCGCGACGTTCAGCTTCGGCTTTCATGTCTTTACGGAACGCATCGAGATCGGAAATATCCGCTTCGTCGAACTGCGTTACGTGGGGCACGTTTAACCAGGCGCGTGACATATTGGCAGCGGTGAGCTTTTTAATTTTGCTCATCGGTTGCATGTCGATTTCACCAAACTGGGAGAAATCAATTTCCGGAACGGCTGGAATACCCGAGCCAGACGTGACGGCCACCTGACCGGATTCCGCTTTCTGAATCAGATCTTTTACATAGGCACGAATATCGTCTTTGGTAATACGATTGCGCGCACCAGAGCCTTTTACCTTGGTTAAATCGACACCGAGCTGACGCGCCAACCGACGTGATGACGGACCGGCATAAACTCCTTTGCCTTCTACCACAGCCTTAGACTCTGCATCTTGCGCTGCCGCTACAGGCTCTGCTTTTACTGGTGCAGGTGCCGAAGCTGGCTGAGATGCCGACGCTGGTTTTTCTGCCACAGGCTCAGGTGCTGACTCAGATGCTGGAGCAGCGACCGGAGTAGTTTCAGAGTTTGAAGTGGTTAATACGGCATAGACATCACCCTCATTAACCTTATCGCCCACCGCGACTTTAAACTCGACCAGAGTACCGGCTTGTGGTGCTGGTACGTCCATGCTGGCTTTATCGGTTTCCAGTACCAGCAGCGAATCTTCCGCTTCGACGCTGGCGCCTGGCTCAACACTTAATTCGATAATATCGACATCGGTGGCACCGCCCAGATCCGGTACGGTTAACTCGATGGTTTCACTGGCTGTAGGTGCTGCAGCAGGGGTTGTGGTAGGGGTGGCAGGTGCCGCAGCCGGCGCTTCCACAACTGCCTCAGGCTCTGCAACGGGTTCAACCGCAGCTTCAGATACCGGTGCATCAGATGCTTCGCTGGTCAGCGCCAGAATATCCGAGCCTTCAGAAACGGTATCGCCCACCTTCACCAATAATTCAGTAACCACACCCGCATGACTGGAGGGTACTTCCATGGTGGCTTTATCCGTCTCCAGAACAATTAAGTCCTGTTCGACGTCAACGCTGTCACCCACTGCGACTGAAATTTCAATAATTTCGACGTTTTCTGAACCGCCGAGATCCGGCACTTTAACGATAATATTGCTCATTGTTTTGCCTCCTCTCAGCTCAGGGTTGGGTCCAGTTTTTCGGCATCAATACCTAAATGCACACGGGCTTTTTCCAGTTCTTTTACATCGAACTTGCCGTCTTTTGCCAGGCTGGTTAATGCCGCCAGTACGATAAATTCACGGCTGACTTCGAAGAACTGACGTAATTTTTTACGCGTATCCGAGCGACCAAAACCGTCGGTACCCAGCACTTTATATTCACCCGGTACAAAGGCGCGTAATTGTTCGCCGTAGGATTTAATGTAATCCGAAGCAAAAATAACCGGGCCACTTTGTGTGCTTAATTGCTGAGTGATGTAAGGCACTTCGGCTTCTTTTTCCGGATGCAGCAGGTTGTTACGCTCACAACGCTGACCGTCACGGGCCAGTTCGTTAACGGACGTCACACTCCAGATATCCGATTCAACACCGTAGTCTTCACGCAGAATATCCGCCGCCGCTTCCACTTCACGTAAAATGGTACCGGAGCCCATCAATTGAACACGGGCATCAGACTTCTTAGTCTTTTTACCTTCTTTCAGTTGATACATACCTTTGATGATGCCTTCTTCCGCACCTTCTGGCATTTCCGGATGAACGTAGTTTTCGTTCATGGTGGTGATGTAGTAGAAGCAGTTTTCCTGATCGTCGTACATACGTTTCAGGCCATCCTGAATAATCACCGCCAGTTCAAAACCGTACGTCGGATCATAGGAGTGACAGTTCGGAATGGTGTGTGCCATTAAATGACTGTGACCGTCCTGATGCTGCAAACCTTCACCGTTTAATGTGGTACGGCCGGCGGTTGCACCAATTAAGAAACCGCGTGCCTGAATATCACCTGCCGCCCAGGCCAGATCACCAATACGCTGGAAACCAAACATGGAGTAGAACACGTAGAACGGAATCATCGGGCAGTTGGAGTTGCTATACGCTGTTGCGTTGGCAATCCAGGCTGACATGGCACCGGCTTCATTGATGCCCTCTTCCATGATCTGGCCTTTTTTATCTTCCTTGTAATACATGATCTGGCTGTGATCATGCGGGGTATATTTCTGACCCGCGGAAGAATAAATACCCAGTTGGCGGAACATACCTTCCATACCAAAGGTACGCGCTTCGTCCGGCACAATCGGCACAATACGCTTGCCAATTTCTTTGTCTTTAACCAGTTGTGACAACACCCGCACAAAGCTCATGGTGGACGACATCTGACGTTCGCCACTGCCGGTCAGCTGGCCTTTAAAAGCGTCCAGAGCAGGTACTTTTAATGGCTCAAAATCGGTACGACGGGATGGCACCGGACCGTGCAACGCTTCGCGACGTTCACGCATGTATTTCATTTCCGGGCTGTCTGGCGCCGGGCGATAATACGGAACGGTTTCTAATTCTTTATCGGTTAATGGAATCGCAAATTTATCGCGGAAACCTTTTAACGATTCAATATCCAGTTTTTTCACTGAGTGGGTATCGTTAGCGGCTTCACCCGCATCACCCATGCCATAACCTTTTACGGTTTGCGCCAGGATCACGGTTGGCTGACCTTTATGCGTCATGGCTTCAGCATAGGCGGCATACACTTTAAACGGATCGTGACCACCACGGTTTAACTTGGCAATATCTTCATCGGTTAACTCAGCAGCCAGCTCCGCCAGCTCCGGGTATTCGCCAAAGAAGTGTTCACGGGTATAAGCCGGGCCGTTAGCTTTGTAGTTTTGCAGATCGCCATCAACCACTTCGTCCATGCGCTTTTGCAACATGCCGTTGGTGTCTTTTTCCATCAATACATCCCAATGGCGACCCCAGACGACTTTAATCACGTTCCAGCCAGCACCGCGGAACACACCTTCCAGTTCCTGCATGATTTTGCCGTTACCACGCACCGGGCCATCCAGACGCTGCAGATTACAGTTCACCACGAAGATCAGGTTCTCTAACTGCTCACGGCCCGCCAGAGAAATCGCACCCAGTGTTTCCGGCTCATCACATTCACCGTCGCCCAGGAATGCCCAGACCTTACGATCACCGCGAGGCGATAACTCACGTGCCGACAAATAACGCATCACGTGCGCCTGGTAAATTGCCTGAATCGGACCTAAGCCCATGGATACGGTTGGGAACTGCCAATAGTCTGGCATCAGCCATGGATGTGGGTAAGAAGAAAGGCCATTGCCATCCACCTCACGACGGAAGTTATCCAGCTGCTCTTCATCAAAACGACCTTCCAGGTAAGAGCGGGCATACATACCCGGCGCTACATGGCCCTGAAAATAAATCAGATCACCCAGGTGACCATTCTCATTACCGCGGAAGAAATAGTTAAAACCAACATCGTACAAAGTAGCGGAAGAAGCAAATGAGGCAATATGCCCACCCAGACCTTCATCGTTATCGTTAGCACGCATCACCATGGCCAGCGCATTCCAACGAATTAATGAACGAATACGGCGCTCCATAAACAAGTCGCCAGGCATTCTTTTTTCTTTTTCAGGTGGGATCGTATTGCGATATGGCGTGGTAATCGCCTGAGGTAAAGCAACCCCTTTATCCAGGGCATTATCGAATAATTGCTTGAGCAGGAAAGCAGCACGCTCAGGTCCGGCATGGCGGATAGTGGCATGTAATGAATCCAGCCACTCCTGGGTTTCATAGACATCGATATCGTCGGTCATTGATTAATCCTGTCAGTTTTCAACAAAGTTAACATTAAGCAAACCGAGAAAAATATTGGTCTTACCTATTATCCTTTTATATTCGAAAAGCTAATAAATGCCTTTAAAAGAAGAATATTAAGACTCGCGAATGTAACCATTATCATACATTCACAGAATTTATTCCCGTCATTTCTTTATCTGATAAAGAGTTTGACCGTTTTTGAGAGGCACCACAAGCTCCCCCTGTAGTTTTTTTACATGAGAAGAAGCAATTGCCTACTAAGGTCTAAAACAGAAAGAACACCACATCTGACAGCCATTGGATAACTGCCAATCACTAGTGAGTGAAACTACGAGGAGAAAGGAAAACTACTCATTTGAAACTACTCATGTAAAACATGAGCGAAAAGGAGGAAACCGCTTACGACTGTTACCACTGCTGTCGCTATATCGCTGTAAACGGTTATGATCAGAAGCGTCGTTTATTGAATCGCAATCAGTTCAACATCAAAAATCAGTAAAGAGCCTGGCGGAATACTGCCTGCCGCCCGATCTCCGTAAGCCAGCGCAGAAGGAATAAATAAGCGGGTTTTGCCACCTTCTTTCATCAGCTGCAGCCCTTCGGTCCAACCCGGAATCACCTGATTTAAACCAAACGAAATTGGCTGGCCACGCTCAACCGAGCTATCAAACACACTGCCATCAATCAACGTGCCGTGGTAATGCACTTTCACCATATCCGTTGCCGCAGGGCTGGCGCCAGTACCCTCTTCAAGCACCTTGTACTGTAAGCCTGAGCGGGTTTGTTGCACACCGTCTTTGGTCGCATTTTCATTCCAGAACTCAGCCGCTTTGACCTTATTCTCTTCCGCCTGCTTCTTAACACCGGTCGCACGGCGGATAGCCCACACCACCAGCGCGACGATAATGATTGCAGCAATGATATTCATCATGACAATTACCTGCTTGCCGTTATAGAAAAAAGACAATGATAACAGAGCCTTAAGCGGCGTTCTAAAACAGAATGAAACAGGCAATTCTGGCATCAAGCGCTATAGTTAAGGCAGCGTACTATGTTAATGAGCCAGTTATGTCAGAAACTCAGGAAACCAACCAACCCATTAACCTGCAAGGGAAGATTGAAATACCACCGCCACCGGCAATCATTGAGACACTGAGTCGCTCAATGGCGGACCTCAATACCATTGGCAAAATGATTGCTGAGCAGGAAGCGTTAGCGAGCGAAGTGGTGAATACCATCAACGCCCCCTGCTTTAATCTGGTACGCAACATTGCCAATATTGAAGAAGCCGTTCGTTTTCTGGGCCATGAACGCATTGTTCGCCTGGCAACCGCCCGCTCATTAAGGGCTTCTTTCTTTACTAGCAGTCAAAGCTTTCCGGAAGAGATCTGGAATGTCGCCAACCGGGTGGCGGTGGCTTGTGTACTTATTGCCAAGGAATTAAAGCTGGCTGAAAGCGACAGCGCCTATGAAATTGGTTTATTTCATAACATCGGCATGGCATTACTGTATAACCATACCAGCCGCTATCGGGTGATTGTTAAAGCCGCTTATCGTCATGAGAGTGGCGCGATCAGCGCTTTTGAGAAACATCACCTGGGCGTTACTCATGCTGAAATCAGCGGTCAGTTGGCCAAGCGCTGGCTGGTAGACGACATGGCGGTTGAGGTCATTTCGCATCATCACGCTTCGCAGTGGATCAATCAGCAATTTAAAGAAAATGCCAATGAGGAAATGCTGA is from Bacterioplanoides sp. SCSIO 12839 and encodes:
- a CDS encoding HDOD domain-containing protein gives rise to the protein MSETQETNQPINLQGKIEIPPPPAIIETLSRSMADLNTIGKMIAEQEALASEVVNTINAPCFNLVRNIANIEEAVRFLGHERIVRLATARSLRASFFTSSQSFPEEIWNVANRVAVACVLIAKELKLAESDSAYEIGLFHNIGMALLYNHTSRYRVIVKAAYRHESGAISAFEKHHLGVTHAEISGQLAKRWLVDDMAVEVISHHHASQWINQQFKENANEEMLNLMAMLKLAERISHSCGYIAQAHQNYEWQRVAPAILNYLGLNEAQLERLKRHVLEGMKQES
- a CDS encoding FKBP-type peptidyl-prolyl cis-trans isomerase, coding for MMNIIAAIIIVALVVWAIRRATGVKKQAEENKVKAAEFWNENATKDGVQQTRSGLQYKVLEEGTGASPAATDMVKVHYHGTLIDGSVFDSSVERGQPISFGLNQVIPGWTEGLQLMKEGGKTRLFIPSALAYGDRAAGSIPPGSLLIFDVELIAIQ
- the aceE gene encoding pyruvate dehydrogenase (acetyl-transferring), homodimeric type, whose protein sequence is MTDDIDVYETQEWLDSLHATIRHAGPERAAFLLKQLFDNALDKGVALPQAITTPYRNTIPPEKEKRMPGDLFMERRIRSLIRWNALAMVMRANDNDEGLGGHIASFASSATLYDVGFNYFFRGNENGHLGDLIYFQGHVAPGMYARSYLEGRFDEEQLDNFRREVDGNGLSSYPHPWLMPDYWQFPTVSMGLGPIQAIYQAHVMRYLSARELSPRGDRKVWAFLGDGECDEPETLGAISLAGREQLENLIFVVNCNLQRLDGPVRGNGKIMQELEGVFRGAGWNVIKVVWGRHWDVLMEKDTNGMLQKRMDEVVDGDLQNYKANGPAYTREHFFGEYPELAELAAELTDEDIAKLNRGGHDPFKVYAAYAEAMTHKGQPTVILAQTVKGYGMGDAGEAANDTHSVKKLDIESLKGFRDKFAIPLTDKELETVPYYRPAPDSPEMKYMRERREALHGPVPSRRTDFEPLKVPALDAFKGQLTGSGERQMSSTMSFVRVLSQLVKDKEIGKRIVPIVPDEARTFGMEGMFRQLGIYSSAGQKYTPHDHSQIMYYKEDKKGQIMEEGINEAGAMSAWIANATAYSNSNCPMIPFYVFYSMFGFQRIGDLAWAAGDIQARGFLIGATAGRTTLNGEGLQHQDGHSHLMAHTIPNCHSYDPTYGFELAVIIQDGLKRMYDDQENCFYYITTMNENYVHPEMPEGAEEGIIKGMYQLKEGKKTKKSDARVQLMGSGTILREVEAAADILREDYGVESDIWSVTSVNELARDGQRCERNNLLHPEKEAEVPYITQQLSTQSGPVIFASDYIKSYGEQLRAFVPGEYKVLGTDGFGRSDTRKKLRQFFEVSREFIVLAALTSLAKDGKFDVKELEKARVHLGIDAEKLDPTLS
- the aceF gene encoding dihydrolipoyllysine-residue acetyltransferase translates to MSNIIVKVPDLGGSENVEIIEISVAVGDSVDVEQDLIVLETDKATMEVPSSHAGVVTELLVKVGDTVSEGSDILALTSEASDAPVSEAAVEPVAEPEAVVEAPAAAPATPTTTPAAAPTASETIELTVPDLGGATDVDIIELSVEPGASVEAEDSLLVLETDKASMDVPAPQAGTLVEFKVAVGDKVNEGDVYAVLTTSNSETTPVAAPASESAPEPVAEKPASASQPASAPAPVKAEPVAAAQDAESKAVVEGKGVYAGPSSRRLARQLGVDLTKVKGSGARNRITKDDIRAYVKDLIQKAESGQVAVTSGSGIPAVPEIDFSQFGEIDMQPMSKIKKLTAANMSRAWLNVPHVTQFDEADISDLDAFRKDMKAEAERRGVKLTPMPFLIKAAAMALRAEPSFNVSLHADGEHMVQKHYVHIGMAVDTPNGLVVPVIRDADKKGIWELAEESNELAAKARAGKLKPVEMQGGCFTISSLGAIGGTGFTPIVNTPEVAIMGVSKAQIKPIWNGKEFEPRNMLPLAVSYDHRAINGADCGRFFTTLVAMISDIRRLVL